In the Carboxydothermus hydrogenoformans Z-2901 genome, one interval contains:
- the glyA gene encoding serine hydroxymethyltransferase, translating into MNLRLKDVDPEIFEAMEKELSRQREKIELIASENFVSRAVMEAMGSHLTNKYAEGLPGKRYYGGCEYVDVVENLARERAKKLFGAEHVNVQPHSGAQANMAAYMAFLEPGDTVLGMNLAHGGHLTHGSPVNFSGKLYNFVSYGVEPDTEKINYEKVFELAYKHKPKMIVAGASAYPRVIDFKHLKEIADEVGAYLMVDMAHIAGLVAAGLHPSPIPYADVVTTTTHKTLRGPRGGVIFCKAEHAAKIDKTVFPGVQGGPLMHVIAAKAVAFKEALSPEFREYQQQVVNNAKALAEELKKQGLRLVSGGTDNHLMLVDVRPVGLTGKRAEQLLDEIGVTVNKNAIPYDPESPNVTSGIRIGTPAVTTRGMKEGEMAEIAEIIALVLKNPENEDKHREAARKVRDLLNRFPLYDKLPYND; encoded by the coding sequence TTGAACTTACGCTTAAAAGACGTGGACCCGGAAATTTTTGAGGCTATGGAAAAGGAACTTTCCCGGCAGCGGGAAAAGATTGAACTCATTGCTTCGGAAAACTTTGTAAGTAGAGCGGTAATGGAGGCTATGGGCAGCCACCTTACCAACAAGTACGCCGAAGGACTTCCCGGAAAGCGGTATTACGGCGGCTGCGAATACGTGGATGTGGTCGAAAATCTCGCCCGGGAGCGGGCCAAGAAGCTTTTTGGGGCAGAACACGTTAACGTCCAGCCCCATTCCGGGGCTCAGGCCAATATGGCTGCGTACATGGCGTTTTTGGAGCCGGGGGACACGGTTTTGGGCATGAACCTGGCCCACGGCGGTCACTTAACCCACGGAAGTCCGGTGAATTTCTCCGGTAAGCTTTATAACTTTGTGAGTTACGGTGTAGAGCCGGATACCGAAAAAATAAATTATGAAAAAGTTTTTGAGCTTGCCTACAAGCATAAACCCAAAATGATTGTTGCCGGAGCATCGGCCTATCCCCGGGTTATCGATTTTAAGCATTTAAAGGAAATTGCCGATGAAGTGGGGGCCTATCTTATGGTGGACATGGCCCATATTGCCGGCCTGGTGGCAGCAGGATTGCATCCATCACCCATTCCTTATGCCGATGTGGTGACCACCACCACCCATAAAACGTTACGCGGTCCCCGGGGGGGAGTGATTTTCTGTAAAGCGGAGCATGCAGCTAAAATCGATAAGACCGTTTTCCCCGGGGTACAGGGTGGACCTTTGATGCACGTAATTGCCGCAAAAGCCGTAGCTTTTAAAGAAGCCTTATCGCCGGAGTTTAGGGAATACCAGCAGCAGGTGGTAAATAACGCTAAAGCTTTAGCGGAAGAACTGAAAAAGCAGGGCTTAAGGTTAGTTTCCGGCGGTACCGATAATCACCTGATGTTAGTGGATGTGCGTCCGGTAGGGCTTACCGGTAAAAGGGCGGAGCAGCTTTTGGATGAAATTGGCGTAACGGTAAATAAAAACGCCATTCCGTACGACCCCGAGTCGCCCAACGTAACTTCGGGAATTAGAATTGGTACCCCAGCGGTAACCACCCGGGGGATGAAAGAAGGAGAAATGGCCGAAATTGCCGAAATAATAGCTCTGGTCTTAAAGAATCCTGAAAACGAAGACAAACACCGGGAAGCAGCCCGGAAAGTACGGGATCTTTTAAACCGCTTCCCTCTGTACGATAAACTTCCGTACAACGATTAA
- the rpiB gene encoding ribose 5-phosphate isomerase B: MKIAIGADHAGFNLKEEIKKHLEKKGIAVIDKGTYSAESVDYPDFGEAVAEAVVQKEVDFGIVICGTGIGISIAANKVPGIRAALCSDTFSAHSAREHNDANVLALGARVVGVGLALDIVDTFLGASFEGGRHARRVEKIAGIEEKYCKPQTSNKRERE, from the coding sequence AGATAGCCATCGGGGCTGACCACGCGGGATTTAACTTAAAGGAAGAAATAAAAAAGCACCTGGAAAAAAAGGGGATTGCTGTGATTGACAAAGGGACTTACTCCGCGGAATCGGTGGACTACCCCGATTTTGGGGAAGCCGTGGCCGAGGCGGTGGTGCAAAAGGAAGTAGATTTTGGCATTGTAATTTGCGGTACCGGGATAGGAATTTCCATCGCCGCCAATAAGGTTCCTGGGATCCGGGCAGCCCTTTGTTCGGACACTTTTTCCGCCCATTCAGCCCGGGAGCACAATGATGCCAACGTTTTAGCTCTGGGGGCCCGGGTGGTGGGAGTGGGTCTTGCCCTGGATATCGTGGACACCTTTCTTGGAGCATCCTTTGAAGGTGGCCGCCACGCCCGCCGGGTAGAAAAGATAGCGGGTATTGAAGAGAAATATTGTAAACCCCAAACATCCAATAAAAGGGAGCGTGAATAA